Below is a genomic region from Alphaproteobacteria bacterium SS10.
TGGTCAAAACGGCCACGGCGAATGGCATCGGCGACATTGGCCGCCAGAAGCGTTGCATCGGGCGGCCCACCCTGGTCGCTTCTAGGGATCGGCAAGGCAGCAGCGGCGGCCCATTCACCATAAAGTGCAGCCTGTGCCCGGCGCACGGCGGGGTACTGCGCCTGATACCGGCGCACAATGGCCAAGGCATTGGCAGCCATGAGCGTTGGATATCGGTTAATCGCTGGCGGCTTGTTCAGCACCTTCTCAAGCAAGGTGAGGCGCGCGAGCTCTAACAGGCGGTCGGTATCGATATGGATCATGCGGCCGCCCCCGTAATCTCATCGATCTGATGGATCATGTCATAGGCCGTCTCAAGCGCGATTGGTCCGGTCAGCGCCAGTTCAAGCGACGCCTCACCACCTGCATCGGTTCGCTGCCCTTGCTGAAGCGCGATGATGCCCCAGCGGATAAGGGCCATAACCTCCCAATAGGGAACAAGATTAGGATCGATGCGGTGCGCCAGGCCAAGCTGCGCTGCCATCTCATCATAGCCAGCATAAAGTGCTTCACGACTGCCAAGACCACCTGCTTCCCGATCCCGGCGGCCAAAGCGCCAACAGCGGGCCATGAACCAGCCCACATCTTCCATCGGCGCAGACCAGCTGGCGAACTCCCAATCCAGAATCGCAGAGAGTTGGGTGCCATCCACCAGATAGTTTCCGGTGCGGAAATCAGCATGGACCAGGCAAGTCGGGGCATTCTCTGGCATATTCCGCTCAAGCCAGCGGAGCCCCCATTCAAGGGCTGGTTGCGGCTGATCAATCGCATCTAAGAAGCCACGGTAGAGAGTTAGGCGCGCGGCCAAGGCCGTGCTCGGTGGCACAGGCAAAAACTCCAGCCCTACCGCGAGTTCATGGTCCGGTGTGATCTGATGAAGCTTGGCCAATTCACCGCCCAGGCTGTGGACCAGTGCGTCGCCAGCATCACCGACGAGCTGGGGGTCACGAACCAGTTTGCGGCCCAGCGCTTCCCCCGCAACCTTGCCCATTAGGGCAAAGGGCTGGCCAATCACGCCACGATCAGCGCAACCTAGGACAGGCTCCGGCACGGTCACACCAGCTGCATGGGCAGCCTTTAAGACTTCAAATTCTTGTAATCGGTTGATGCTGACATCGACGGCAGACTGCGCATCGGTCCTGAGCACCAGATAGTGACTGCCAGGGTGTTCGCCGCCTGTCGCTTTAGCTTCAAACGCGATGTTCTGCTGGATCGCACCGCCACTCAGCGGCTCAATCCCTGATATCTCAACCCGAGTGGCGCCCCAGGCATCCACCAGATAGGCAGAGAGGGCCGCGCCCAGCCTGGCTGGGTCACGAAGCGTTTTGAATGCTTTATCGCCGCTCATAAATCGCAATCGACAGTGTTTAGGGCCGGTCACCGCACTGGACAGTGCGAGTTCGTTATGGAACGTTACCGGCGATTTTTCCAGGGCTGCTATCGCCAGTGTGAGCGGTATCTTCTCATCGCGGCTCTGTTCCCCACCCTATAACCGATGGTGTCGACCATGATCCGTTGCCCGTCTTTCATCTCA
It encodes:
- a CDS encoding phosphotransferase family protein; protein product: MSGDKAFKTLRDPARLGAALSAYLVDAWGATRVEISGIEPLSGGAIQQNIAFEAKATGGEHPGSHYLVLRTDAQSAVDVSINRLQEFEVLKAAHAAGVTVPEPVLGCADRGVIGQPFALMGKVAGEALGRKLVRDPQLVGDAGDALVHSLGGELAKLHQITPDHELAVGLEFLPVPPSTALAARLTLYRGFLDAIDQPQPALEWGLRWLERNMPENAPTCLVHADFRTGNYLVDGTQLSAILDWEFASWSAPMEDVGWFMARCWRFGRRDREAGGLGSREALYAGYDEMAAQLGLAHRIDPNLVPYWEVMALIRWGIIALQQGQRTDAGGEASLELALTGPIALETAYDMIHQIDEITGAAA